Proteins from a genomic interval of Nocardia sp. BMG51109:
- the murG gene encoding undecaprenyldiphospho-muramoylpentapeptide beta-N-acetylglucosaminyltransferase has protein sequence MTTAESFGSGTERPGGRALSVIVAGGGTAGHIEPAMAVADALRRLDPSIRITALGTERGLETTLIPERGYPLELIPPVPLPRKPTGDLLRLPGRVRSSVARARAVIDAENADVIVGFGGYVALPAYLAAGRGFRPGRRGGGTRRRPVPVVVHEANVKAGIANKVGARRAARVLAAVANSGVRAPGRADAEIVGIPVREQIATLDRAALRAEARAHFGLPAEGPVLLVFGGSQGARRLNEAVPAAAPQLTAAGISVLHAHGPKNTVQVRADPDGAAKYVALPYVSRMDLAYAAADAAVCRSGAMTVAEVSAVGLPAFYVPLPHGNGEQELNARPVVAQGGGRIVPDSELTEKYVIDEVIPLLTDPSRLAAMGSAAAGAGHREAADAVARIVVEVAGR, from the coding sequence GTGACAACCGCCGAGAGCTTCGGGTCGGGTACGGAAAGACCTGGGGGCCGGGCACTCTCGGTGATCGTCGCGGGCGGAGGGACCGCCGGCCACATCGAACCCGCCATGGCGGTCGCCGACGCGCTGCGCCGGCTGGACCCCTCGATCCGGATCACCGCGCTGGGCACCGAGCGGGGCCTGGAGACGACGCTGATCCCCGAACGCGGCTATCCGCTCGAGCTGATCCCGCCGGTCCCGTTGCCGCGCAAGCCGACCGGTGATCTGCTGCGGCTGCCCGGCCGGGTGCGGTCGTCGGTCGCCCGCGCTCGCGCGGTGATCGATGCCGAGAACGCCGATGTGATCGTCGGTTTCGGCGGATACGTGGCGCTGCCCGCCTATTTGGCCGCCGGGCGCGGGTTCCGGCCGGGGCGGCGGGGCGGGGGCACGCGCCGGCGGCCGGTGCCCGTGGTGGTGCACGAGGCGAATGTCAAGGCGGGTATCGCGAACAAGGTCGGCGCGCGACGGGCCGCCCGGGTGCTGGCCGCGGTGGCGAACTCCGGGGTGCGCGCGCCGGGCCGCGCGGACGCCGAGATCGTGGGAATCCCGGTGCGCGAGCAGATCGCGACGCTGGACCGGGCGGCGCTGCGCGCCGAGGCCCGCGCCCATTTCGGGCTGCCCGCCGAGGGGCCGGTGCTGCTGGTGTTCGGTGGTTCGCAGGGCGCGCGGCGGCTCAACGAGGCGGTGCCGGCGGCCGCGCCGCAGTTGACCGCGGCGGGGATCTCGGTCCTGCACGCGCACGGGCCCAAGAACACGGTGCAGGTGCGCGCCGATCCGGACGGCGCGGCGAAGTACGTTGCGCTGCCGTATGTCTCGCGCATGGACCTGGCCTATGCCGCGGCCGATGCGGCGGTGTGCCGCTCCGGTGCCATGACCGTCGCCGAGGTCTCCGCGGTCGGTCTGCCGGCGTTCTACGTCCCGCTGCCGCACGGCAACGGCGAACAGGAGCTCAACGCCCGCCCCGTCGTGGCCCAGGGCGGTGGCAGAATTGTCCCCGATTCGGAACTGACCGAGAAGTACGTGATCGACGAGGTGATTCCGCTGCTCACCGATCCGTCGCGGCTGGCGGCCATGGGGTCGGCGGCCGCCGGCGCCGGGCATCGTGAGGCCGCCGACGCGGTGGCGCGGATCGTGGTGGAGGTGGCCGGCCGGTGA
- the murC gene encoding UDP-N-acetylmuramate--L-alanine ligase, which produces MVGIGGAGMSGIARILLSRGGAVSGSDAKESRGVLALRARGAEVRIGHDADALDLLPGGPTAVVTTLAAIPKTNPELVEAKRRGVPVLLRPAVLAELMHGHYTLLVSGTHGKTSTTSMLVVSLQHCGFDPSFAVGGELNEAGTNAHHGTGGYFVAEADESDGSLLQYDPDVAVITNIESDHLDFFGTDEAYVQVFDDFVARLRPGGLLVVCLDDPGSLALAERVAARTAAGELDIRILGYGSGDLTGVPVPIGARLLSWEPRDVGGVITFRFTDEPAPRTLRLAVPGRHMALNALAALLAARDAGAAPDEALQGLEGFGGVHRRFQFVGRENGVRVFDDYAHHPTEVRAVLGAAAELVRQEAADGARSRQGRVIVVFQPHLYSRTATFAAQFGAALDLADEVVVLDVYGAREKPLPGVNGALVAQSVTKPVHYQPDMSRVGRQAASLARPGDVVITMGAGDVTMLGGQILDGLRVRPPAGR; this is translated from the coding sequence ATGGTCGGTATCGGCGGGGCCGGCATGTCGGGTATCGCCCGGATACTGCTGTCGCGCGGCGGTGCCGTGTCCGGATCCGACGCCAAGGAGAGCCGCGGCGTGCTCGCGCTGCGGGCCCGCGGGGCCGAGGTGCGCATCGGCCACGACGCCGACGCCCTGGACCTGCTGCCCGGCGGACCGACCGCGGTGGTGACCACCCTGGCCGCCATCCCCAAGACCAACCCCGAACTGGTGGAGGCGAAGCGGCGCGGGGTGCCCGTGCTGCTGCGCCCGGCGGTGCTCGCCGAGCTGATGCACGGCCACTACACGCTGCTGGTATCCGGTACCCACGGGAAGACCTCGACCACCTCGATGCTGGTGGTGTCGTTGCAGCACTGCGGATTCGACCCGTCCTTCGCCGTCGGCGGCGAGCTGAACGAGGCCGGCACCAACGCCCACCACGGCACCGGCGGTTACTTCGTCGCCGAGGCCGACGAGTCCGACGGCTCGCTGCTGCAGTACGACCCGGACGTCGCGGTGATCACCAATATCGAATCCGACCACCTGGATTTCTTCGGCACCGACGAGGCGTACGTCCAGGTCTTCGACGACTTCGTGGCGCGGCTGCGCCCCGGCGGGCTGCTGGTGGTGTGCCTGGACGATCCGGGTTCGCTGGCCCTCGCCGAGCGGGTGGCCGCGCGTACGGCGGCAGGAGAACTCGACATTCGCATTCTCGGCTACGGCTCCGGCGATCTCACCGGCGTACCGGTGCCGATCGGCGCGCGGCTGCTGTCCTGGGAGCCGCGCGACGTGGGCGGCGTGATCACCTTCCGGTTCACCGACGAGCCGGCCCCGCGTACGCTGCGGCTGGCGGTGCCGGGCCGGCACATGGCGTTGAACGCGCTCGCCGCGCTGCTGGCCGCGCGCGACGCCGGGGCCGCGCCCGACGAGGCGCTGCAGGGCCTGGAGGGGTTCGGGGGAGTGCACCGCCGGTTCCAGTTCGTCGGCCGGGAGAACGGCGTCCGGGTGTTCGACGACTACGCCCACCATCCCACCGAGGTCCGCGCGGTGCTGGGCGCCGCCGCCGAACTGGTGCGGCAGGAGGCCGCCGACGGCGCACGCTCCCGGCAGGGCCGGGTGATCGTGGTGTTCCAGCCGCACCTGTACAGCCGGACCGCCACGTTCGCGGCCCAGTTCGGCGCCGCGCTCGATCTGGCCGACGAGGTGGTGGTGCTCGACGTCTACGGCGCCCGCGAGAAGCCGCTGCCGGGCGTCAACGGCGCCCTGGTGGCCCAGTCGGTCACGAAACCCGTGCACTATCAACCGGATATGTCGCGGGTCGGCCGGCAGGCGGCGAGCCTGGCCCGCCCCGGCGACGTCGTGATCACCATGGGCGCCGGCGATGTGACCATGCTGGGCGGGCAGATCCTGGACGGGTTGCGGGTGCGGCCGCCGGCCGGCCGGTGA
- a CDS encoding FtsQ-type POTRA domain-containing protein, producing MSSSRTRSPGRGRHPGDEPADFDGADFDRANPPDSDDPDAAEPRRRSARPGRDGRDRRGRSGSARDPHRESGLRRVGAAVAELPVRRIVRWALPVAVLLVILVGVAYFTPVFSVRTVRIEGLVTVSERQVRDVLRIPGGRSMLRIDTDAMARRVATIPKVHSARVQRGFPGTVRVTVEERTPVAYFESPQGTHLLDIDSVEYAIEPPPPGLPKLVTASPGGSDPVTRAAVTVLDAAPPALRDQVGEVVARSVSDVELSLTDGRTVLWGGVEDSARKAAVVLPVLTRPGTVFDVSSPDLVTVK from the coding sequence ATGAGCAGCTCGCGAACGCGAAGCCCGGGCCGGGGGCGCCACCCCGGCGACGAACCGGCGGATTTCGACGGGGCGGATTTCGACCGGGCGAACCCCCCGGACTCCGACGACCCGGACGCCGCCGAGCCCCGCCGGCGCTCCGCCCGCCCCGGGCGCGACGGCCGCGACCGGCGCGGACGGTCCGGCTCGGCGCGGGATCCGCACCGCGAGTCCGGCCTCCGGCGCGTCGGTGCGGCCGTGGCCGAACTGCCGGTGCGCCGAATCGTCCGGTGGGCCTTGCCCGTTGCCGTGCTGCTCGTGATCCTGGTCGGCGTCGCATATTTCACACCGGTGTTCTCGGTGCGAACCGTGCGGATCGAGGGCCTGGTCACGGTGTCCGAGCGACAGGTTCGCGACGTGCTCCGGATTCCCGGTGGCCGTTCGATGTTGCGCATCGACACCGACGCGATGGCGCGGCGGGTGGCGACCATCCCCAAGGTGCATTCCGCGCGCGTACAGCGCGGCTTCCCGGGGACGGTGCGGGTGACGGTCGAGGAGCGCACCCCGGTGGCCTACTTCGAGAGTCCACAGGGCACGCACCTGCTCGATATCGACAGCGTCGAATACGCCATCGAGCCACCGCCGCCCGGTCTGCCCAAGCTGGTGACCGCGAGCCCGGGCGGTAGCGATCCGGTCACTCGGGCCGCGGTCACGGTGCTCGACGCCGCCCCGCCGGCGCTGCGAGACCAGGTGGGAGAGGTTGTGGCGCGGTCTGTTTCGGACGTCGAGCTGAGCCTGACCGACGGGCGCACCGTACTGTGGGGTGGGGTCGAGGATTCGGCGCGCAAGGCTGCGGTGGTGCTGCCGGTGCTGACTCGGCCCGGCACGGTGTTCGACGTATCGAGCCCCGATCTGGTAACGGTAAAGTGA
- the ftsZ gene encoding cell division protein FtsZ — translation MTPPHNYLAVIKVVGIGGGGVNAVNRMIEQGLKGVEFIAVNTDAQALLMSDADVKLDVGRELTRGLGAGADPEVGRRAAEDHKDEIEEVLKGADMVFVTAGEGGGTGTGGAPVVASIARKLGALTIGVVTRPFSFEGKRRSNQAEAGIQSLRESCDTLIVIPNDRLLQLGDAAVSLMDAFRSADEVLLNGVQGITDLITTPGLINVDFADVKSVMSGAGSALMGIGSSRGEGRSVKAAEAAINSPLLEASMDGAHGVLLSIAGGSDLGLFEINEAASLVQEAAHIEANIIFGTVIDDSLGDEVRVTVIAAGFDGGTPARRVDTAGRSTIGSARAGEVGQTSSRSTDFGAGRSTESAPSPTPSPVQRGPAPSYEPRPASDPTVAHNSRTHIQPPDDDSDDDDVDVPSFMRR, via the coding sequence ATGACGCCCCCGCACAACTACCTTGCAGTGATCAAGGTCGTCGGTATCGGCGGCGGCGGCGTGAATGCCGTCAACCGGATGATCGAACAGGGACTCAAGGGAGTCGAGTTCATCGCGGTCAATACCGACGCGCAAGCGCTGCTGATGAGTGACGCGGACGTCAAGCTCGACGTCGGCCGGGAACTCACCCGCGGACTGGGCGCCGGTGCGGATCCGGAGGTCGGCCGCCGGGCCGCCGAGGATCACAAGGACGAGATCGAGGAGGTGCTCAAGGGCGCCGACATGGTCTTCGTCACCGCCGGTGAGGGTGGTGGCACGGGGACCGGTGGCGCACCGGTCGTGGCCAGCATCGCCCGCAAGCTGGGCGCGCTGACCATCGGCGTGGTCACGCGGCCGTTCTCGTTCGAGGGCAAGCGCCGCAGCAACCAGGCCGAGGCCGGCATACAGTCGCTGCGCGAGTCCTGCGACACGCTGATCGTGATCCCGAACGACCGGCTGCTACAACTCGGCGACGCGGCGGTCAGCCTGATGGATGCCTTCCGCTCCGCCGACGAGGTGCTGCTCAACGGTGTTCAGGGCATCACCGACCTGATCACCACACCGGGCCTGATCAACGTCGACTTCGCCGACGTCAAGAGCGTGATGTCCGGGGCCGGTTCGGCGTTGATGGGCATCGGTTCCTCGCGCGGCGAGGGCCGCTCGGTGAAGGCGGCCGAGGCGGCGATCAATTCGCCCTTGCTGGAGGCCTCGATGGATGGTGCGCACGGCGTGCTGCTGTCCATCGCGGGCGGCTCGGATCTGGGCCTGTTCGAGATCAACGAGGCCGCCTCGCTGGTGCAGGAGGCCGCGCATATCGAGGCCAACATCATCTTCGGCACGGTGATCGACGATTCGCTCGGCGACGAGGTGCGCGTCACGGTGATCGCCGCCGGTTTCGACGGTGGCACCCCCGCCCGGCGGGTCGATACCGCGGGGCGTTCGACGATCGGGTCGGCCCGCGCGGGCGAGGTCGGCCAGACCTCCTCGCGCAGCACCGATTTCGGTGCCGGCCGCAGTACGGAGTCGGCCCCGTCGCCCACGCCGTCCCCGGTCCAGCGCGGCCCGGCGCCGTCCTACGAGCCCCGTCCCGCCAGCGACCCGACGGTCGCGCACAACTCGCGCACCCACATCCAGCCCCCGGACGACGACTCGGACGACGACGACGTCGACGTACCGTCCTTCATGCGCCGCTAG
- the pgeF gene encoding peptidoglycan editing factor PgeF codes for MTAASVRTRRVTTTRAGGFSRAPYDSFNLGDHVGDDPEAVRRNRLRLAEGIGLAPERLVWMEQVHGRRVEVVDGPRAEPVPVTDALVTTVPGLALVVLTADCVPILLSDDEAGVIAAVHAGRVGARIGIVPHVLEAMVSAGAAAERIGAFLGPAASGRHYEVPAEMRADVDTHLPGSATTTAKGTPGLDLRAGVRRQLEQAGVGAVAVDPRCTIEDETLFSHRRGAPTGRIAGVIWRETESSPE; via the coding sequence ATGACTGCTGCTTCGGTTCGGACCCGCCGGGTGACCACCACGCGCGCCGGTGGCTTCTCGCGGGCGCCGTACGACTCGTTCAATCTCGGAGATCATGTCGGGGACGATCCGGAGGCGGTGCGGCGCAACCGGTTACGGCTGGCCGAGGGCATCGGGCTGGCGCCGGAGCGGCTGGTCTGGATGGAACAGGTGCACGGGCGCCGCGTCGAGGTCGTCGACGGGCCACGGGCCGAACCGGTTCCGGTGACCGACGCGCTGGTCACGACGGTGCCGGGGCTGGCCCTGGTGGTCCTGACCGCCGACTGCGTGCCGATCCTGCTGTCCGACGACGAGGCCGGGGTGATCGCGGCCGTGCATGCCGGGCGGGTGGGCGCGCGCATCGGCATCGTGCCGCACGTGCTGGAGGCGATGGTCTCGGCCGGTGCGGCAGCGGAACGCATCGGGGCATTCCTGGGTCCGGCGGCGAGCGGCCGGCACTATGAGGTTCCCGCGGAGATGCGCGCCGACGTCGACACCCACCTGCCCGGCAGCGCCACCACGACCGCCAAGGGCACCCCGGGCCTGGATCTGCGGGCCGGGGTGCGCCGCCAGCTCGAACAGGCCGGCGTCGGCGCGGTCGCGGTCGACCCGCGCTGCACGATCGAGGACGAGACCCTCTTCAGTCACCGCCGCGGTGCGCCGACGGGCCGCATCGCCGGTGTCATCTGGAGGGAAACCGAGAGTTCGCCCGAGTGA
- a CDS encoding YggS family pyridoxal phosphate-dependent enzyme — translation MTGESGIAAAESTRTAALSTALTGLSARIESACRAAGRDPAGVRLLPVTKFFPASDVEILYGLGRREFGESREQEAAAKVSALGHLSRVRWHMIGRLQRNKAKSVARWAYAVHSVDSERLAGALDTGVGAARAAGHRDSPLRVLLQVSLDGDVSRGGVLPDDLPRLAERVAAADNLRLAGLMAIPPLDADPEPEFARLAELHARLRDTHPEATELSAGMSADLEAAIRHGSTCVRVGTALMGARPITSG, via the coding sequence ATGACCGGCGAATCCGGCATCGCCGCCGCGGAATCCACGCGAACGGCGGCCCTGTCCACCGCCCTGACCGGTCTGTCGGCGCGCATCGAATCCGCCTGCCGGGCGGCGGGACGGGATCCGGCCGGGGTGAGGTTACTGCCGGTAACGAAATTCTTCCCGGCGTCGGATGTCGAGATCCTCTACGGCCTCGGCCGCCGGGAGTTCGGCGAATCGCGGGAGCAGGAGGCCGCGGCGAAGGTGTCCGCATTGGGACACCTGTCTCGAGTGCGCTGGCACATGATCGGCCGCCTGCAGCGCAACAAGGCAAAATCGGTGGCGCGCTGGGCCTATGCGGTGCATTCGGTGGACAGCGAGCGGCTGGCCGGTGCCCTCGACACCGGCGTCGGCGCGGCCCGCGCGGCCGGGCACCGGGACTCGCCGCTGCGGGTGCTGCTGCAGGTCAGCCTGGACGGCGACGTGAGCCGCGGCGGCGTCCTGCCGGACGATCTGCCGCGGCTCGCCGAGCGGGTGGCGGCCGCGGACAACCTCCGGCTGGCGGGCCTGATGGCGATCCCGCCGCTGGACGCCGACCCGGAACCCGAATTCGCGCGGCTGGCCGAGTTACACGCCCGGCTGCGGGATACCCATCCGGAGGCGACCGAGTTGTCCGCCGGGATGTCCGCGGACCTGGAGGCCGCAATCCGACACGGCTCGACCTGCGTGCGTGTCGGTACTGCCCTGATGGGCGCTCGACCGATAACCTCGGGATAG
- a CDS encoding cell division protein SepF: MSTLHRFKAYFGMVPLEEYEDDYVDDRGPRGAEDRGARRPRDFGESRYDADRYDSDRYEGGRSRFGDDRYDGDPGYGDPGYSEPAYKPPYQPGYSVARRDDYSDDRYEHEPRRPTRIESAPSGRGRNMDRLGGGTPMVRGTTHGALAVDPESERRMEERARFEPAPRRQPVFEDGGPLSKITTLRPRTYAEAAVIGERFRDGTPVIMDLVEMSNADARRLVDFAAGLAFALRGSFDKVATKVFLLSPADVDVSAEERRRIAETGFYNQK, encoded by the coding sequence ATGAGCACGCTGCACAGGTTCAAGGCCTACTTCGGCATGGTTCCGCTCGAAGAGTACGAGGACGACTACGTCGACGATCGCGGCCCCCGGGGCGCCGAGGACCGCGGCGCCCGCCGGCCCCGCGATTTCGGTGAATCCCGGTACGACGCCGATCGATACGACTCCGATCGGTATGAGGGCGGCCGCTCCCGGTTCGGTGACGACCGCTACGACGGCGACCCCGGGTACGGCGACCCCGGATATTCGGAGCCGGCCTACAAGCCCCCTTATCAGCCGGGCTACAGCGTCGCGCGGCGCGACGACTACTCCGACGACCGGTACGAGCACGAGCCGCGCCGCCCCACGCGCATCGAGAGCGCGCCGTCGGGCCGCGGCCGGAACATGGACCGGCTCGGCGGCGGTACTCCGATGGTTCGCGGCACCACGCACGGTGCCCTGGCGGTGGATCCCGAGTCGGAGCGGCGGATGGAGGAGCGCGCCCGCTTCGAGCCCGCGCCGCGCCGCCAGCCCGTCTTCGAGGACGGAGGCCCGTTGTCCAAGATCACCACGCTGCGCCCGCGGACCTATGCCGAGGCCGCCGTCATCGGCGAGCGCTTCCGCGACGGCACGCCGGTGATCATGGACCTGGTGGAGATGAGCAACGCCGACGCCCGCCGCCTGGTCGATTTCGCCGCCGGCCTGGCCTTCGCGCTGCGCGGATCGTTCGACAAGGTGGCGACCAAGGTGTTCCTGCTCTCACCGGCCGACGTGGACGTATCGGCCGAGGAGCGCCGCCGGATCGCCGAAACCGGCTTCTACAACCAGAAATAG
- a CDS encoding YggT family protein has protein sequence MALFQVLYVLLFLFWLLLISRVIVEFIRNFARDWHPRGAVAVVLEVIFTITDPPVKLLRRLIPPVNLGGIRLDLSIMVLLFIVFILMSVTSRLGQPVA, from the coding sequence GTGGCCTTGTTCCAGGTGCTGTATGTACTCCTGTTCCTCTTCTGGCTGTTGTTGATCAGCCGAGTGATCGTCGAGTTCATCCGCAACTTCGCTCGTGACTGGCATCCGCGCGGGGCGGTTGCCGTGGTGCTGGAGGTGATCTTCACGATCACCGATCCTCCGGTGAAACTGCTGAGGCGCTTGATACCGCCGGTGAACCTGGGGGGAATTCGGCTCGATCTGTCGATTATGGTGCTGCTTTTCATCGTGTTCATCCTGATGTCGGTGACCAGCAGGCTCGGGCAGCCGGTCGCCTAG
- a CDS encoding DivIVA domain-containing protein: protein MPLTPADVHNVAFSKPPIGKRGYNEDEVDAFLDLVEQELSRLIEENADLRQRVAELDSELAEAKKAPRPAPQAVKPPPPPQPEPPKPAPVAPQIPVPAAPAGTPQDAADANLQAAKVLSLAQEMADRLTSDAKTEAEQLLSNARANSERMVSDARTRSEGMVAEARQKAETILSDAQTRSDNQLRQAKEKADALQADAERKHTEIMATITQQRSVLESRIEQLKTFEREYRVRLKSYLESQLEELENRGSAVPVDGGESFDGANNNHAPASFAQGGN from the coding sequence ATGCCGCTGACCCCAGCCGATGTGCACAACGTCGCGTTCAGCAAACCGCCGATCGGGAAGCGCGGCTACAACGAGGACGAAGTCGACGCCTTCCTCGACCTGGTCGAGCAGGAGCTCTCACGCCTCATCGAGGAGAACGCCGACCTGCGCCAGCGGGTTGCCGAGCTCGATTCCGAACTGGCCGAGGCCAAGAAGGCCCCGCGCCCCGCGCCGCAGGCGGTGAAACCGCCCCCGCCGCCGCAGCCGGAACCACCCAAGCCGGCGCCGGTGGCCCCGCAGATCCCGGTGCCGGCCGCTCCGGCCGGTACTCCGCAGGACGCGGCCGACGCGAACCTCCAGGCCGCCAAGGTACTGAGCCTGGCTCAGGAGATGGCCGACCGGTTGACCAGCGACGCCAAGACCGAGGCCGAGCAGCTGCTGTCGAACGCCCGGGCAAATTCGGAGCGAATGGTCAGCGATGCGCGCACGCGGTCGGAGGGCATGGTCGCCGAGGCGCGGCAGAAGGCCGAGACCATCCTGTCCGACGCGCAGACTCGTTCCGACAACCAGCTCCGCCAGGCCAAGGAGAAGGCCGACGCCCTGCAGGCCGACGCCGAGCGCAAGCACACCGAGATCATGGCCACGATCACCCAGCAGCGCAGCGTGCTGGAGAGCCGGATCGAGCAGTTGAAGACCTTCGAGCGCGAGTACCGGGTGCGGCTGAAGTCCTACCTGGAGTCGCAGCTCGAGGAGCTCGAGAATCGTGGCTCGGCGGTGCCGGTGGACGGCGGCGAGTCGTTCGACGGCGCCAACAACAACCATGCGCCCGCGTCGTTCGCTCAGGGCGGCAACTAG